The proteins below are encoded in one region of Patescibacteria group bacterium:
- a CDS encoding ParB/RepB/Spo0J family partition protein, translated as MLPCTLLEDHPLRLSYYSQAHLEGLYRSIKANGLLEPLLVWAREDGKYQILSGHYRVRAVRQLKQPVIACRLYTGDRHTALVIYCTANVLTRSIGALEEALILNTLVKDEGYTMEGAGKLWGRSKSWVSRRIKLLTSLDPAIKEDLLKGGLKPRLAQNLAMLPRGNQQRVLAIIRREHLNKDEAAKLIQWWQSAGEKDRTLLEEGKILPGCGFTGGQRADSSYRLALKSLEKCTSLINEVISLLKMGECQFSWPDAQYRIFLMTVNILKELCPKGGELKGAPGI; from the coding sequence ATGCTGCCATGTACTCTTCTGGAGGACCACCCATTAAGGCTGTCCTATTACAGCCAGGCTCACCTGGAGGGTTTGTACCGGTCCATTAAGGCCAACGGCCTTTTGGAGCCGCTTCTGGTATGGGCCAGGGAAGACGGCAAATATCAAATATTAAGCGGCCACTACCGGGTCCGGGCAGTACGTCAGCTAAAGCAGCCGGTTATTGCCTGCCGGCTATACACCGGTGATAGGCATACGGCCCTGGTAATCTATTGCACAGCCAATGTATTAACCAGATCAATAGGTGCCCTGGAGGAAGCATTAATACTGAATACCCTGGTAAAGGACGAGGGATATACCATGGAAGGTGCCGGGAAGCTGTGGGGCCGCAGTAAATCCTGGGTCAGCCGGCGGATTAAACTGTTAACTTCCCTGGACCCTGCAATCAAAGAAGATCTTTTAAAGGGTGGGCTAAAGCCCCGGCTAGCCCAGAATTTAGCCATGTTGCCCCGGGGCAACCAGCAAAGAGTGCTGGCCATCATCCGCCGTGAACACTTAAACAAGGATGAGGCGGCCAAGCTTATCCAGTGGTGGCAAAGTGCCGGCGAGAAAGACCGCACTTTACTGGAGGAAGGGAAGATATTGCCCGGGTGTGGTTTTACCGGTGGGCAAAGAGCAGATTCCAGCTATCGGCTGGCGTTAAAATCCCTGGAGAAATGTACTTCCCTGATTAATGAAGTGATTTCCTTGTTAAAGATGGGGGAATGTCAGTTCTCCTGGCCCGATGCACAATACCGTATTTTTTTAATGACAGTAAATATATTAAAGGAGCTTTGTCCCAAAGGCGGTGAGTTAAAGGGTGCGCCTGGGATATGA